GAAGTGCCCTCGATGGGCGAAAGCGTGGCGGAAGCAACCCTTCTCAAATGGCTCAAGCCGGACGGTGCGGCCGTCGAAGTCGACGAGCCGGTCTGCGAGATGGAGACCGACAAGGCCAACACGGACATGCCCGCCACCGCCGCCGGAGTACTCAAGCACATCGCCAAGGAAGGTGACACCGTCGAGGTCGGCGACGTGATCGCGACGATCGATCCCGATGGCAAGGCCGAAGCCGCCCCCGTGAAGCAAGAGAAAGCCGACGCCCCCGCCGCCGCGTCCTCCGACGACGCCGACCCGATGGCCGATCTCGCACCGGCGGTCCGTCG
Above is a genomic segment from Planctomycetota bacterium containing:
- a CDS encoding biotin/lipoyl-containing protein codes for the protein MAAIDLEVPSMGESVAEATLLKWLKPDGAAVEVDEPVCEMETDKANTDMPATAAGVLKHIAKEGDTVEVGDVIATIDPDGKAEAAPVKQEKADAPAAASSDDADPMADLAPAVRR